One Thalassotalea atypica DNA window includes the following coding sequences:
- the dusA gene encoding tRNA dihydrouridine(20/20a) synthase DusA, producing MISHKLSVAPMLDWTDRHCRYFYRQMSKRTVMYTEMVTTGAILFGKGDYLGFNDEEHPVVLQLGGSDSQAMAECAKRAADLGYDEININVGCPSDRVQNGRFGACLMAEPALVGECVNEMKAVVDIPITVKSRIGIDDQDSYEFLHRFIDTVKQAGCEHFIVHARKAWLSGLSPKQNRDIPPLDYNRVYQVKQDFADLEVSINGGITTLEQANEHLQHIDGVMIGREIYQNPYMLALADNTLWGDSNKIISREEVLACMVAYTNRHIEQGGKANHVTRHMLGLCNGLPGAKQFRRYLSENAHLPGTRGEVLNQAYQLVAEKL from the coding sequence ATGATTTCACATAAACTCTCCGTTGCACCGATGCTCGATTGGACTGATCGTCATTGTCGATATTTCTACCGTCAAATGTCCAAACGAACGGTGATGTATACCGAAATGGTCACAACTGGTGCAATTTTGTTTGGCAAAGGTGATTATTTAGGCTTTAACGATGAAGAGCATCCGGTGGTTTTGCAACTCGGTGGCAGCGACTCTCAAGCTATGGCTGAGTGTGCGAAACGAGCAGCGGATCTTGGTTACGATGAAATAAACATTAACGTAGGTTGTCCTTCAGATCGAGTACAAAATGGTCGTTTTGGCGCTTGTTTAATGGCAGAGCCTGCGTTAGTTGGCGAATGTGTCAATGAGATGAAAGCTGTGGTTGATATCCCAATTACAGTAAAGTCGCGCATTGGCATAGATGATCAGGACAGCTACGAGTTTTTACATCGATTCATCGATACCGTGAAACAAGCCGGGTGTGAGCACTTTATCGTGCATGCACGTAAAGCATGGTTAAGTGGTTTGAGCCCTAAACAAAATCGTGACATTCCTCCTCTTGATTATAACCGCGTTTATCAGGTTAAGCAGGACTTTGCTGACTTGGAAGTGTCAATCAATGGTGGTATTACTACACTCGAGCAAGCGAATGAGCATTTACAGCATATTGATGGCGTGATGATCGGGCGAGAAATTTATCAAAACCCTTATATGTTGGCGTTGGCTGACAATACATTATGGGGAGACAGCAACAAAATTATCTCGCGTGAAGAAGTCTTAGCGTGCATGGTGGCATATACCAATCGCCATATTGAACAAGGTGGCAAAGCCAATCATGTTACTAGGCATATGCTGGGTTTATGTAATGGGCTCCCTGGCGCAAAACAGTTTAGACGTTACTTAAGTGAAAATGCGCACCTACCGGGTACCCGTGGCGAAGTGCTCAATCAGGCCTATCAATTGGTTGCAGAGAAACTTTAA
- a CDS encoding LysR family transcriptional regulator yields the protein MLIEFYHLRSFVVVAQTGNLTLAAKQLCTTPPAISAHLKALEAELKTSLFIRSSKGMKLTAKGTLLLEKAQHTLDAAIDMVNLASANQHEVIGSFKLSINQAPDYLLVNDLLDNLDEKCPGISVEIFTNSTRLTLEKVRNGEIDGGYIYGNIPDDLFALPVRSQRITTIAAKDSPLTKSATRLALAQATWITMASSCPFDQLLSKQLKNHTNAKFKANDNLSRLSLVKAGHGLSFIEKNQALDSARNGDVKVLPQLDFETTLYFVTNKQRISEPLMKAMLQEVKVLWQIPCPKFS from the coding sequence ATTCTCATCGAGTTTTATCATTTACGTTCATTTGTTGTCGTCGCACAAACGGGCAATTTGACGCTAGCAGCTAAACAACTGTGTACCACGCCACCGGCCATCAGCGCTCACCTTAAAGCCCTTGAAGCAGAGCTTAAAACATCACTTTTTATACGTTCAAGTAAAGGTATGAAGCTCACGGCAAAAGGCACGCTTTTGTTAGAAAAAGCACAACATACCCTTGATGCTGCTATAGATATGGTCAACTTAGCATCGGCCAATCAACATGAAGTGATTGGTAGCTTTAAGCTCTCGATAAACCAAGCCCCTGACTACTTGCTAGTCAACGACTTGCTCGATAATCTCGATGAAAAATGCCCGGGCATCAGTGTCGAAATTTTCACTAATTCAACCCGTCTCACGCTGGAAAAAGTTCGTAACGGTGAAATAGATGGTGGTTATATTTATGGCAACATTCCTGATGACCTATTTGCCCTGCCCGTGCGCTCGCAGCGCATCACGACAATCGCAGCAAAAGACAGTCCCCTGACAAAAAGTGCAACAAGATTAGCACTAGCTCAAGCAACATGGATCACCATGGCCAGTTCTTGTCCGTTTGATCAACTGCTGAGTAAACAATTAAAAAATCATACGAATGCTAAATTCAAGGCTAATGACAACCTTTCTCGATTGTCACTTGTAAAAGCAGGTCACGGCTTAAGTTTTATCGAGAAAAACCAAGCGCTTGATAGTGCGCGAAACGGTGATGTTAAGGTACTGCCACAACTAGATTTTGAAACAACGCTGTATTTTGTCACCAATAAACAACGAATAAGCGAACCTTTAATGAAAGCCATGCTTCAGGAAGTCAAAGTGTTGTGGCAAATTCCTTGCCCTAAATTTAGTTAA
- a CDS encoding rhodanese-like domain-containing protein produces MKTHSNVLAVTPENCDTAHQYFAKKLSVETDCSDVYTDICDGNNDFILLDVRSVEAFEKSHAITALNMPHATINEQNFDQFEKTDVFIVYCWGPGCNGATKAASKISALGFAVKEMIGGIHYWEDFERYPVVRREKEPLV; encoded by the coding sequence ATGAAAACTCATTCGAATGTACTTGCAGTAACCCCTGAAAATTGTGATACAGCTCATCAGTACTTTGCCAAAAAGCTCAGCGTTGAGACTGATTGTTCTGATGTTTACACCGATATTTGCGACGGTAATAATGACTTTATCCTACTTGATGTACGCTCTGTGGAAGCGTTTGAAAAAAGTCATGCTATTACGGCGTTAAATATGCCACATGCCACGATTAATGAGCAAAATTTTGACCAATTTGAAAAAACGGATGTTTTCATTGTTTATTGCTGGGGGCCAGGTTGTAATGGCGCGACAAAGGCTGCGAGTAAAATTTCTGCATTAGGTTTCGCTGTGAAGGAAATGATCGGCGGTATCCATTATTGGGAAGACTTTGAGCGTTATCCAGTAGTCAGAAGAGAAAAAGAACCACTAGTTTAG
- a CDS encoding LysR family transcriptional regulator, with the protein MKKLPHMSVFTHIVEAGSITGAAESLHLSKSVVSQHLKTLENELGVLLIKRSTRKHTLTCAGINFYDSCKEIDKITEHAWQQAQALKDTPKGCIRITAPNALMDVVIAPAIGQLLKQYPQLETELISGDTQLDLMSDNIDLAIRVGQSRASNIKQRRIGQFRDILCGTDDLVQKKNINKAVYIANKWQGKHISHNFRDENGNEVHYGTTAQCQTNSFYSCLALIKNGAGIGLIPDFQFNMCKPDLCEVFPRLKLPINQVYALHTHDNYLPSSIKVCIEAIEKRLTKLSTR; encoded by the coding sequence ATGAAAAAGTTACCTCACATGTCAGTGTTTACTCATATTGTTGAAGCCGGCTCAATTACAGGAGCGGCAGAGTCACTTCATTTGTCAAAATCGGTAGTGAGTCAACACCTTAAAACACTCGAAAACGAGTTGGGTGTTCTATTAATCAAACGTAGTACTAGAAAGCACACTCTTACCTGTGCAGGAATAAATTTCTATGACTCCTGCAAAGAAATAGACAAAATCACGGAGCACGCATGGCAACAAGCGCAGGCATTAAAGGACACGCCTAAAGGTTGTATAAGAATTACAGCGCCTAATGCGCTCATGGATGTAGTAATAGCGCCAGCTATAGGACAACTACTGAAACAGTATCCACAATTGGAAACTGAATTGATTAGCGGTGATACGCAATTAGACCTGATGTCAGATAATATCGACTTAGCCATTAGAGTAGGTCAATCTCGAGCAAGTAACATTAAGCAACGCAGGATCGGACAGTTTCGAGACATTCTTTGTGGAACTGATGATTTGGTTCAAAAAAAGAACATAAACAAAGCTGTGTATATCGCTAATAAATGGCAAGGCAAACACATTAGTCACAATTTTAGAGATGAAAATGGAAATGAAGTGCATTATGGAACAACAGCCCAGTGTCAAACAAATTCATTTTATTCGTGTTTAGCCTTAATCAAAAATGGAGCAGGTATTGGCTTGATTCCTGATTTTCAATTTAATATGTGTAAACCTGATTTATGTGAAGTTTTTCCAAGGTTAAAACTGCCAATAAATCAGGTGTACGCATTACATACTCATGACAACTACCTTCCTTCTAGCATCAAGGTATGTATTGAGGCGATAGAAAAACGCCTGACCAAGTTATCCACAAGATGA
- a CDS encoding isochorismatase, with amino-acid sequence MADKNTLALCKAGIDAWQKAFNNQDAAGCADQYTENCIMEAKPLGVFKGREEIQGCWQNIIDQGFANVAYSNVQWDPADDGGYILTSNWEMNKAFGVVHREHWVVEADGKARLKSDSFEIQGEK; translated from the coding sequence ATGGCTGATAAAAACACGTTAGCGCTTTGCAAAGCGGGAATTGATGCTTGGCAAAAAGCGTTCAATAATCAAGATGCTGCAGGATGTGCCGACCAATACACTGAAAACTGTATCATGGAAGCAAAACCACTAGGTGTGTTCAAAGGCCGAGAAGAAATCCAAGGATGTTGGCAAAACATTATCGACCAAGGCTTTGCTAATGTCGCCTATTCTAATGTTCAATGGGACCCAGCTGACGATGGCGGATATATTCTCACCTCAAATTGGGAAATGAATAAAGCCTTTGGTGTTGTGCACCGTGAACACTGGGTAGTTGAAGCAGATGGGAAAGCACGTTTAAAAAGTGACTCATTCGAAATACAAGGTGAAAAATAG
- a CDS encoding sulfurtransferase — translation MPAKPPSLISVSVLFQQLNNPSLIILDASIAPVGKMATPRAAWPEVSIPNARRFDIEGDFSDQCSQLPHTLPAPAQLKHACQKLGINKDSFVVVYDSYGIFSSARAWYMLKAMGLKHVEVLNGGLPEWLNQGYETTNAVLNSNWPLGNFTPSFDSRFFCNADYVQDNLNNDDVKVLDARAFERFAGQTAEPREGVRSGHIPNALNLPYNHLIVNGHLKDLASLKNAFDEKSIVAEDTLIMSCGSGITACILALAAQIVGYENITVYDGSWSEWGSAHNRPIEISK, via the coding sequence ATGCCAGCTAAACCTCCTTCACTTATTTCTGTCTCAGTACTTTTCCAACAACTGAATAACCCGTCGCTTATTATTCTTGACGCTAGCATAGCACCAGTCGGGAAGATGGCTACACCCCGCGCGGCATGGCCGGAAGTATCGATTCCAAACGCACGTCGATTTGATATCGAAGGTGATTTTTCTGATCAATGTAGTCAATTACCCCACACTTTACCTGCTCCTGCGCAATTGAAACATGCTTGCCAAAAACTGGGTATTAATAAGGATAGCTTTGTTGTTGTTTATGATAGCTACGGGATATTTTCCAGTGCCAGAGCGTGGTACATGCTAAAGGCGATGGGACTTAAGCATGTAGAAGTATTAAATGGTGGTTTGCCCGAGTGGCTGAACCAGGGTTATGAAACGACTAATGCCGTGTTGAATTCAAACTGGCCGTTGGGAAATTTTACCCCATCTTTTGATTCTCGTTTTTTCTGTAATGCAGATTATGTTCAAGATAACTTGAATAATGATGATGTTAAAGTACTTGATGCTCGTGCATTTGAACGCTTTGCCGGTCAAACTGCTGAGCCACGAGAGGGTGTTCGTTCAGGACATATTCCTAATGCATTAAACCTTCCTTACAATCACTTAATAGTGAATGGTCATTTAAAAGATCTAGCGTCATTGAAAAATGCTTTTGACGAAAAGAGTATTGTTGCAGAAGATACACTAATCATGAGCTGTGGCTCGGGTATTACTGCCTGCATTTTAGCTTTGGCCGCACAAATCGTAGGATACGAAAACATCACTGTTTATGATGGCTCATGGAGCGAGTGGGGTAGTGCTCACAATAGGCCAATAGAAATTAGCAAATAA